The following coding sequences lie in one Apium graveolens cultivar Ventura chromosome 3, ASM990537v1, whole genome shotgun sequence genomic window:
- the LOC141714362 gene encoding uncharacterized protein LOC141714362 gives MTNEDGAEHWSLPMPGRVKVNTDAAVFEDTTCFSYAFVARDQEGVLIEARSRCSFGRPDPELAEAMGIREALTWIKNFSYANVTVESDCLQVVQAIRSSFLCYSYLGRVIKECRVLLASLESKSIKLIFVKRYANNVAHYLAKHNCSIADRRWRVGDIHPELHYVLLNDLSNE, from the coding sequence ATGACCAATGAAGACGGTGCAGAACACTGGAGCTTACCTATGCCAGGAAGAGTTAAGGTGAATACAGACGCAGCCGTTTTTGAGGACACTACTTGCTTCAGTTATGCATTTGTCGCTCGTGACCAGGAAGGAGTATTAATAGAAGCTAGATCAAGGTGTTCATTTGGTAGACCAGACCCAGAGCTAGCAGAAGCCATGGGTATTCGCGAAGCTTTAACTTGGATAAAGAACTTCTCTTATGCCAATGTGACGGTGGAATCTGATTGCCTGCAGGTTGTACAAGCCATTCGCAGCTCTTTCTTGTGTTACTCATACTTAGGAAGAGTAATAAAAGAGTGTCGAGTATTACTAGCAAGTTTGGAAAGCAAAAGCATTAAGCTTATTTTTGTAAAACGGTATGCGAACAATGTTGCTCACTACCTAGCGAAGCACAATTGTTCCATTGCTGATCGTAGATGGAGGGTAGGAGATATCCATCCCGAGTTACATTATGTACTGTTAAATGATTTGAGTAATgaataa
- the LOC141714363 gene encoding uncharacterized protein LOC141714363 — MVSVDATGHSGGLAFLWRNKDEVSLCSLNKNHIDVMVTMNSNTIFRLTGVYGEPDRSKRQETWSLLRNLASYNSAPWCLIGDMNNVLSQADKKGGRPYPAGLVQGFQDVVHDCELIDMHMEGYQFTWEKGLGINRHTEIRLDRALVTQTFLDLFKEAKLTNLEISTSDHSPLWLEP; from the coding sequence ATGGTTTCAGTAGATGCCACTGGCCATAGTGGAGGTCTCGCGTTCTTATGGAGAAATAAGGATGAGGTATCTCTTTGTTCTCTCAATAAAAACCATATAGATGTCATGGTAACTATGAATTCCAATACAATTTTCAGACTCACAGGGGTGTACGGAGAACCTGACAGATCAAAGAGACAGGAAACATGGAGTTTACTTCGAAACCTAGCCAGCTACAACTCAGCACCATGGTGTTTAATTGGAGATATGAACAACGTTCTTTCTCAAGCAGATAAAAAAGGAGGTAGACCTTATCCTGCTGGTTTGGTGCAAGGGTTTCAAGACGTGGTTCATGACTGCGAGCTCATAGATATGCATATGGAAGGGTACCAGTTTACTTGGGAAAAAGGTCTTGGAATAAACAGGCATACTGAAATTCGTTTGGACAGGGCTCTAGTAACACAGACTTTTCTAGACCTGTTCAAAGAAGCTAAACTCACAAACTTGGAGATTTCTACATCTGATCACTCTCCTTTGTGGTTAGAACCATAA
- the LOC141712463 gene encoding histone-lysine N-methyltransferase ASHR3-like isoform X2 gives MPELGTLLKPSSSSSISENPCPDQCESRTSPVPDSNKTLDTTTIDNCSDWKHRLRFPIQSPKKRCRHNKKTTTIGEEDNAVLPLLGPHKLVVCRICQKLVHPGTGILCSASGCEAVYHLICSKRRLEVSSSQQFMCPQHACFFCKRKFQLLRCVKCELAWHAKCSPSSEHVMLLPDQPGQAICWKHPTDWHQENKELFCRLALPYVPEEFVIDKTWKDAIVTEMEPPPYVHIKRNIYLVKNKKCDAGDADTGCTTCVSSHCSDNCACRGQSVSCSKSCRCSETCTNRPFRKEKKIKVVKTKNCGWGVEAAEFVSEGDFIIEYVGEVISDAMCEQRLWDMKHMGTQNFYLVEVEKDLTIDSTFKGNSSRFLNHSCNPNCKLEKWQLDGETRIGIFAARSIKAGEPLTYDYKFIQYGAEVNCQCGAPNCCGSLGAPNSG, from the exons ATGCCAGAATTAGGGACATTGTTAAAACcctcttcttcatcttcaatttcAGAAAACCCTTGCCCTGATCAATGCGAATCAAGAACTTCGCCGGTACCTGATTCAAATAAAACTTTAGATACTACTACAATTGATAATTGCAGCGATTGGAAGCACCGCCTCCGATTCCCGATTCAAAGTCCCAAGAAACGGTGTCGTCACAACAAAAAGACTACTACTATCGGAGAAGAGGATAACGCTGTTCTTCCCTTACTAGGTCCACATAAATTG GTTGTGTGTCGCATTTGCCAGAAATTGGTCCATCCCGGGACAGGGATTTTATGCTCTGCAAGTGGTTGTGAAGCTGTATATCATTTAATTTGTTCAAAGCGAAGACTTGAAGTTTCATCATCACAACAATTTATGTGTCCTCAGCAT GCTTGCTTTTTCTGCAAACGAAAGTTCCAGCTGTTGCGATGTGTAAAGTGCGAGTTAGCGTGGCATGCAAAATGTTCACCATCCTCGGAGCATGTTATGCTTTTACCGGACCAACCTGGGCAAGCCATATGCTGGAAACACCCTACTGATTGGCATCAGGAGAACAAG GAACTATTCTGTCGCTTAGCACTACCATATGTTCCAGAAGAGTTTGTTATTGATAAAACTTGGAAAGACGCTATTGTGACAGAAATGGAGCCACCTCCTTATGTTCACATCAAACGCA ATATCTACCTTGTCAAGAATAAAAAATGTGATGCGGGTGATGCTGATACTGGATGTACAACTTGTGTTTCTTCTCATTGCTCCGATAATTGTGCCTGCAG GGGTCAAAGTGTAAGCTGCTCAAAATCCTGTCGTTGCTCGGAGACGTGCACTAACAGACCATTTCGAAAGGAAAAAAAGATTAAAGTTGTAAAG aCAAAAAATTGTGGTTGGGGCGTAGAGGCTGCTGAATTTGTGAGTGAAGGTGATTTCATCATCGAGTATGTTGGAGAAG TTATTAGTGATGCTATGTGCGAACAACGGTTGTGGGACATGAAGCACATGGGCACTCAGAACTTTTACCTAGTTGAAGTTGAGAAAGACTTGACAATCGATTCGACTTTCAAGGGGAACTCCTCCAGATTTTTGAACCACAGTTGTAATCCCAACTGTAAACTGGAGAAATG GCAACTGGATGGGGAAACTCGTATTGGTATTTTTGCTGCTAGGTCTATTAAAGCTGGGGAGCCGTTGACATATGATTATAA ATTTATTCAATATGGAGCTGAGGTCAATTGTCAATGTGGCGCACCCAATTGTTGTGGCAGTCTTGGCGCACCTAATTCAGGATGA
- the LOC141712463 gene encoding histone-lysine N-methyltransferase ASHR3-like isoform X1 gives MPELGTLLKPSSSSSISENPCPDQCESRTSPVPDSNKTLDTTTIDNCSDWKHRLRFPIQSPKKRCRHNKKTTTIGEEDNAVLPLLGPHKLVVCRICQKLVHPGTGILCSASGCEAVYHLICSKRRLEVSSSQQFMCPQHACFFCKRKFQLLRCVKCELAWHAKCSPSSEHVMLLPDQPGQAICWKHPTDWHQENKLAVPMNSVEELFCRLALPYVPEEFVIDKTWKDAIVTEMEPPPYVHIKRNIYLVKNKKCDAGDADTGCTTCVSSHCSDNCACRGQSVSCSKSCRCSETCTNRPFRKEKKIKVVKTKNCGWGVEAAEFVSEGDFIIEYVGEVISDAMCEQRLWDMKHMGTQNFYLVEVEKDLTIDSTFKGNSSRFLNHSCNPNCKLEKWQLDGETRIGIFAARSIKAGEPLTYDYKFIQYGAEVNCQCGAPNCCGSLGAPNSG, from the exons ATGCCAGAATTAGGGACATTGTTAAAACcctcttcttcatcttcaatttcAGAAAACCCTTGCCCTGATCAATGCGAATCAAGAACTTCGCCGGTACCTGATTCAAATAAAACTTTAGATACTACTACAATTGATAATTGCAGCGATTGGAAGCACCGCCTCCGATTCCCGATTCAAAGTCCCAAGAAACGGTGTCGTCACAACAAAAAGACTACTACTATCGGAGAAGAGGATAACGCTGTTCTTCCCTTACTAGGTCCACATAAATTG GTTGTGTGTCGCATTTGCCAGAAATTGGTCCATCCCGGGACAGGGATTTTATGCTCTGCAAGTGGTTGTGAAGCTGTATATCATTTAATTTGTTCAAAGCGAAGACTTGAAGTTTCATCATCACAACAATTTATGTGTCCTCAGCAT GCTTGCTTTTTCTGCAAACGAAAGTTCCAGCTGTTGCGATGTGTAAAGTGCGAGTTAGCGTGGCATGCAAAATGTTCACCATCCTCGGAGCATGTTATGCTTTTACCGGACCAACCTGGGCAAGCCATATGCTGGAAACACCCTACTGATTGGCATCAGGAGAACAAG CTTGCAGTGCCAATGAACAGTGTTGAG GAACTATTCTGTCGCTTAGCACTACCATATGTTCCAGAAGAGTTTGTTATTGATAAAACTTGGAAAGACGCTATTGTGACAGAAATGGAGCCACCTCCTTATGTTCACATCAAACGCA ATATCTACCTTGTCAAGAATAAAAAATGTGATGCGGGTGATGCTGATACTGGATGTACAACTTGTGTTTCTTCTCATTGCTCCGATAATTGTGCCTGCAG GGGTCAAAGTGTAAGCTGCTCAAAATCCTGTCGTTGCTCGGAGACGTGCACTAACAGACCATTTCGAAAGGAAAAAAAGATTAAAGTTGTAAAG aCAAAAAATTGTGGTTGGGGCGTAGAGGCTGCTGAATTTGTGAGTGAAGGTGATTTCATCATCGAGTATGTTGGAGAAG TTATTAGTGATGCTATGTGCGAACAACGGTTGTGGGACATGAAGCACATGGGCACTCAGAACTTTTACCTAGTTGAAGTTGAGAAAGACTTGACAATCGATTCGACTTTCAAGGGGAACTCCTCCAGATTTTTGAACCACAGTTGTAATCCCAACTGTAAACTGGAGAAATG GCAACTGGATGGGGAAACTCGTATTGGTATTTTTGCTGCTAGGTCTATTAAAGCTGGGGAGCCGTTGACATATGATTATAA ATTTATTCAATATGGAGCTGAGGTCAATTGTCAATGTGGCGCACCCAATTGTTGTGGCAGTCTTGGCGCACCTAATTCAGGATGA
- the LOC141712463 gene encoding histone-lysine N-methyltransferase ASHR3-like isoform X3, protein MPELGTLLKPSSSSSISENPCPDQCESRTSPVPDSNKTLDTTTIDNCSDWKHRLRFPIQSPKKRCRHNKKTTTIGEEDNAVLPLLGPHKLVVCRICQKLVHPGTGILCSASGCEAVYHLICSKRRLEVSSSQQFMCPQHACFFCKRKFQLLRCVKCELAWHAKCSPSSEHVMLLPDQPGQAICWKHPTDWHQENKLAVPMNSVEELFCRLALPYVPEEFVIDKTWKDAIVTEMEPPPYVHIKRNIYLVKNKKCDAGDADTGCTTCVSSHCSDNCACRGQSVSCSKSCRCSETCTNRPFRKEKKIKVVKTKNCGWGVEAAEFVSEGDFIIEYVGEVISDAMCEQRLWDMKHMGTQNFYLVEVEKDLTIDSTFKGNSSRFLNHSCNPNCKLEKWQLDGETRIGIFAARSIKAGEPLTYDYKYVLQIYSIWS, encoded by the exons ATGCCAGAATTAGGGACATTGTTAAAACcctcttcttcatcttcaatttcAGAAAACCCTTGCCCTGATCAATGCGAATCAAGAACTTCGCCGGTACCTGATTCAAATAAAACTTTAGATACTACTACAATTGATAATTGCAGCGATTGGAAGCACCGCCTCCGATTCCCGATTCAAAGTCCCAAGAAACGGTGTCGTCACAACAAAAAGACTACTACTATCGGAGAAGAGGATAACGCTGTTCTTCCCTTACTAGGTCCACATAAATTG GTTGTGTGTCGCATTTGCCAGAAATTGGTCCATCCCGGGACAGGGATTTTATGCTCTGCAAGTGGTTGTGAAGCTGTATATCATTTAATTTGTTCAAAGCGAAGACTTGAAGTTTCATCATCACAACAATTTATGTGTCCTCAGCAT GCTTGCTTTTTCTGCAAACGAAAGTTCCAGCTGTTGCGATGTGTAAAGTGCGAGTTAGCGTGGCATGCAAAATGTTCACCATCCTCGGAGCATGTTATGCTTTTACCGGACCAACCTGGGCAAGCCATATGCTGGAAACACCCTACTGATTGGCATCAGGAGAACAAG CTTGCAGTGCCAATGAACAGTGTTGAG GAACTATTCTGTCGCTTAGCACTACCATATGTTCCAGAAGAGTTTGTTATTGATAAAACTTGGAAAGACGCTATTGTGACAGAAATGGAGCCACCTCCTTATGTTCACATCAAACGCA ATATCTACCTTGTCAAGAATAAAAAATGTGATGCGGGTGATGCTGATACTGGATGTACAACTTGTGTTTCTTCTCATTGCTCCGATAATTGTGCCTGCAG GGGTCAAAGTGTAAGCTGCTCAAAATCCTGTCGTTGCTCGGAGACGTGCACTAACAGACCATTTCGAAAGGAAAAAAAGATTAAAGTTGTAAAG aCAAAAAATTGTGGTTGGGGCGTAGAGGCTGCTGAATTTGTGAGTGAAGGTGATTTCATCATCGAGTATGTTGGAGAAG TTATTAGTGATGCTATGTGCGAACAACGGTTGTGGGACATGAAGCACATGGGCACTCAGAACTTTTACCTAGTTGAAGTTGAGAAAGACTTGACAATCGATTCGACTTTCAAGGGGAACTCCTCCAGATTTTTGAACCACAGTTGTAATCCCAACTGTAAACTGGAGAAATG GCAACTGGATGGGGAAACTCGTATTGGTATTTTTGCTGCTAGGTCTATTAAAGCTGGGGAGCCGTTGACATATGATTATAAGTATG TATTGCAGATTTATTCAATATGGAGCTGA